DNA sequence from the Salmo trutta chromosome 28, fSalTru1.1, whole genome shotgun sequence genome:
taataataataataatgttggaGCTATTAGAGTGGTATGGCTCCTTGGTGGCACTTTGTTACAAATAACATCTTGTCTAGAATTTCCATCTTCAGTCTTCACGCGTCCCATTGCTGCACAACTGCAGAGTAAGAAACACATAAACACTTATTTAATTATGCAGGTCAACTACAGCATATTGTAATGTCAGGTTTTATATGGATTAATGgtaaatccatttcaattcaatcactttttgacagcatcccaTTTGATTTAATCATAAActttccatacatatttgcctATAGAAGATGTGGTTATAAAGTTACTTTTTGGATCTGAATGACAAAACATTCAGCAGATGAAGGTGCTCAaatttgacccattttgcatagcccatcataccatgagacatccatgtcttcatcactggaaaagataaacgctTGAGTTTAATCATTTCTTGAAAAGAAAGTTGTGATACCTTCCATGCCTCGTTTTTCCCCCCAAAATGATAAAATAGTTTGAAacccctgtttgtaagcttttaaattatatcaatCTCAAtcatttatcttttccagtgatgaagacatggatgtctcatggtatggttgtaaggatcgacgctggtagagatgagaagcaggtacagagagacggagagaacgGAGAGAACATTTAATTATCAACGGACATGGAacggaacaggacagaacagcgtctggacaagaaCGCAAAACGACATTAATGGGAAGGGAACAAACGGGGAAGCAGACAGTTATAGACGGGGAAATCAACAAAGGGaaagagtccaggtgagtccaatgagcgcggCTGCGTGTAATGatagtgacaggtgtgcgtaatggggcggcagcgtagcctagtggttagagcgttggactagtaactgaaaggttgcaagattgaatccctgagctgacaaggtacaaatctgtcattctgcccctgaacaaggcagttagcccactgttcctaggtcgtcattgaaaataagagtttgttcttaactgacttgcctagttaaataaaaataagggcagcctggtgccctcgagaaccagagagggggagcaggtgtgacaatggtggggtatgcaaaataggTCAACACCTtttatctcttgaatgttttggcattcaggtccaaaaagccactttctgagcacttctacaatgggcaaatatgtatggaaggttttgttcaaaagaggtgctgtcaaaaagtgaatgaattcaaatggatttaccatTAAGCCAACCTGTAATTATATTGTCAACCATTATCTGGTTGCCAGAACATAATTTATAGATTGCTATCAGagcattgatcctgctttgtgaaATATAATATCATCAATGTCACCATTACTTTTAAAGAAAAAAGAAACCTAAAGCAATTCAACAAACTCTAGAACACAAACGATGACCTACTCAGTCCAAGCAGTGCAGTTCACACCATGTTGTGAGTAAAAGCCATGCTGACACTCCTCACACATGGTATCTGTTGTCTTTGTTCCTATAAGGTGAGAACAAACAATGTTCTGTTCAAAAGTAAACAACTGAGGTGATGGTGAAGTCAAAATCACCTGAGGTATGACTTCACTTCAAAAATAAACCAGTTATCAGAATTATAATGTCCTGTACGATATTTATCCTCTACTTCATACTTACCAGGTGATTTAGTACTCTGGCCAGGTGAACAGTGTGTATGTTCTACTGCAAAGTTACACTCAGAGTTGGATGAGTAGCTTCTACAGTAGTATCCATCTAGAACGTCGCAGACTGTGTTACTTGTTGGTTTGCATTCTGTCAGAGTGAACAGGCCCTGTCCTGGAAAATATCAGGGTTGATTCATTTCAGTCAGAGGACCACTTATGAGAAGGCACCtcatacccttttcacactattgtGGTGACCTGAAACGTAAGACACTGGCTCAGATATTTTCTATTTTACTTTCCAGTTGGTGGATGCAGAACCAAGCCAGTGCCATACAACTCAGCTCAGCAGTGAAAAGGGGATGATGTCTACTGCTAAAAGGAAAGATGGGAAGGTTTGGaagaaatgtaaatgtacctgGGTCACAGGGACTGCAGGGAAAGCACTTGGTTAGACCATTGGCCTCGTTCATGAAGGTCCCTCTGATACAAGGTATGCAAGATGTGCTGGACTCTATTGTACAATCTCTGCGGACCACCAAGCCTAATCATAGAAAATACAATTTATTAAAACTTATTGAGACGTCACATATTTTCTTTAAAAGGACAGTTTTCCACTTTTTAACATTATATTCACTATCTCCACAACCATACCAGAATGTAGTGAAAAAGATAGAAGAACGTGTCTTAAGAAAACGACACCCTATGATGTCACAGGGGggttataaaaaatgtaaacacaaagATGCAGAGAGCTATGTTCCATGAAACATGCCTCTTATTTACAGCATGAGACTGAAATACTGTATTGTGTGAGATTGtaggctacccccccccccccttgtttacTGTTAACGTATTTCTACTACCCGTTGTGTGCAATTGTAAAAAAATTCATTTTTAAAGATGAAGCATTCATTTACATTACCTTTATTACACATTGGGCAGCACTGACCATCACTAGTTTTATATTCTGCTGGACCACAATCCTTTCCAAGTACAAGCACCAAATGAAAACCTGAAACAACATAAAATATGTATAGGCTAagtggcagtttgaagtgactcaaatacatttttttggcatGTCCAATTATAATCTgttatttttcctgcagtctaaacagccaaaaagcacatggtATCAGATATTTCAAGacacatttcaaaccaccttcgtaggtggtttgaagtcagatacaaatctgtgacttgtgtctgaacgttcaaatctgatttatttcaAGTCGTTTTTAGACTGTAATtttggcatatcttgttgcttgctagctactcggacagtttgacaagaacatgtggtagctaatTAGCTTTTTaattgggctcccaagtggcacagcggtctaaggcactgcagctcagtggtagatgcgtcactacagacaccctggttcgaatccaggctgtatcacaaccagccgtgattgggagtcccatagggcgattggcccagcgtcgtctgggtttggctggtgtaggccgtcattgtaaataagaatttgttcttaactgacttgcctagttaaataaaggtaaaaaaagtgTGAATGTGCAAGAAAGCTAAACaggtacctagctagctagttttggCTAGCCAAAGAGGACTAattttgaaagttggatcatcttgtcctttgaggctttaaaagtgtttttacactatgattttcaacattcaaagcaactgggaaactTCCATGACGAcgcattgttgtcaccttaggttgttacataacttctgagtgatggGAAGCAGGAGCACCACTACATATCAGACTACACCACAGAAATAAGAATGAATAGAACATACTGaagctctaaccctggcaattgactggtaaactcatgggtacacttgcaatggctgcctggtattgtgatgcaataattttcataacattttggaatgttttatcaactgatgctggattgccatggtaatgtagaTCGTTAATTCAAACAAtgctaactgatgtggctcatgcaatggcaTTTATTTATTTGCAAAATGGCTGCCATTCCACCCCTTAgtccatcattgacttgaatggaaaCGCTCTTTCTATTCGTTCTTATTTCTATGGCGCACACGCCTGTCATTACTATGATAAATAGCGTAGCCATGTCGGAAAATTACAGCTTTCTGActctaaacacacatacagttttTAAAACAGAAAAGCCTCTGATGATACCACTGGGTGTTACTCAGTGGCTGGGGGGCAGCACTCAGCCTGTGGAAGTTGGGTTGGGGACTTAGTCTCTGAGTGGATAAAAGAACACGGGTCACCAGGTGCACAGAGCTTGTTTCAGGTTACCAGGTGCACAAGGAGGCCTCCATCAAGGTGGGGGCCACTCCGAGTCCAAGCAAGGGCGAACGAGGATGGGGGCAGCACTCAGGTGGTTGTTGGAGTGGGGACTTCGTCTGTGAGCAGAAAAAAAACAGGCGGTCACCAGGAGCACAGAGCCTGTTTCGGTTTACTAGGTGCACAAAGCCTGTTACGGGTCACCAGGTGCACATGGTTCCTGACAGCGGGACTATAGACGTTTTAGTAATTCCAGGGAGTAAGCTATACTCTAAGGctaagggagagggagaggggtgttgACTGGGTAAGGAGAGTAGGTGTGGAGGCCTGGAGGTCTATAGTTCCAGGGAGTAAGCTGTACATTCTCAGGCCAAGGGAGAGGGCAGACAGGCGGGCAGGGAGTATAGGCCTAGAGGCCAGGAGTCAGAGGTCACCAGGTCAATGGGGGCCTGCCTGGAAGTCAGGAAGGCCCCAGGGAGAAGGCCCAAGTGAATAGGTGTGTGAGTGACTGTCCTTCAGGGGAGCAGAGAAGGCAAATTAAATGTAAAatcgtgtgagatgaaaatggacaaactaaagggtttGCAATGTGTAGacccactgagtgtacattctgaaccttgtttgaagtcagtaggtcacatgaccaaggagctattgaaattagaaacattgaaaattcatgtaaaaatgtgttgagatgaaaattgacaaactaacgagtgtgcaatgtgtagggccactgagtgtacattctgaaccttgtttgaagtcagtaggtcacatgaccaaagagctattgaaattctaacATTTAAATCAATAATTTTAAATCGTGCAAGATGTAAATCGACAAAAGAAAGGTGTGTGCAATGTGTGACTATGCCAATGTGTTAGCTAGAACCAGTTTTTAACGTTTAGGAGTAATTGAAATATGAAAAATTagatttgtcactatgttgacggtccctaactgctgttggtggacaTAAGGAAAACTACAGCCGAATATTAGtcgaatatccaacctgaaactgaCTTTACCTCGGTCACCTGTGTAGTTGGAAGCTCCGTTATCTATTTCGGGTCGGAAACGTCAGGTGAGTACGCTAGACTAATTTCCAAGTATCTCTGAATACAAGGCTATCATAAAAATGCAATTTAACCAACATTTGGGATTTTGGTAGTAATTTTATGCTCTGTCATTATCAGCTTGAAACTTCTGAATGTGCGCACGACTTCCAAGGCTCCACCCCAACCTTATTTTAATCTAATCAATCTAGTTTAGATAATATAAAAATATTGTGGTAGCTATACATGCCGACCATTTTTAGGGGTAACTTGATGCTGCTAGGCAAGTAAGGATTCAACACCGATGAAAGCATCATCTTTGCATTCAACATATTTGGCAACATGCATGCACATGGTTGTGGTGATTGCGAAGTTAGTAGCTAATACTGTAGTACAGTAGCTTGC
Encoded proteins:
- the LOC115165390 gene encoding tumor necrosis factor receptor superfamily member 14-like; protein product: MYLSHFKLPLSLYIFYVVSGFHLVLVLGKDCGPAEYKTSDGQCCPMCNKGLVVRRDCTIESSTSCIPCIRGTFMNEANGLTKCFPCSPCDPGQGLFTLTECKPTSNTVCDVLDGYYCRSYSSNSECNFAVEHTHCSPGQSTKSPGTKTTDTMCEECQHGFYSQHGVNCTAWTDCAAMGRVKTEDGNSRQDVICNKVPPRSHTTLIAPTLLLLLLLLLVAVLFCFYLA